The DNA sequence GGCCGTGGTGGTCAAGGTGATAAGACCGAGAGCCAGCAGCAATGCGACGATGACCGCACCGACCGTCTGAGATCGCGTGGGTTTGAAGCCGACCCAGGGCGACTGACTGGTGAGCATGACGCCGAAGACAATCAGGATGAGCGTGCCTCCCGCGTAAACAATCAACTGGATGGCCGCCAGCAGATTCGCATCGAGAAGGAAATAGAGACACCCTACGCCTCCGAGCGCTCCGAGCAGACAGACGGCCGTTCGCACGATGTTCTTCGAGACGACAATGCCGAGCGCACTACCAAGCACGAGCGCCGCGAAGATATAAAAGGCAAGAACATCCATGGCTACACGATCACTGATTCGTAACTGGTCCGGCGAATTCCATCAGGAAGCCGCACTTCACACAACGCATTGCCCGCACGCGAACGACTTCGTCGGGCTTCTTCAGTCCAGCCCAAAATGAACGCTCCGGGGGGCCGGCCCACCATTCCTGTTGCTGCCGGCTGTTTCCATGCCCTCGATCCACAATGAAGCCTTCTTCAGTTTGCGATCGGCAGATCAAGCATCGCACCGTCGATTCCACGGCCGGGACCTCACGCACCTGGAAGCTGCTGCGCCGCCATGCTGCCGACGAGCCGCCGATTGTTCTTGTAGCCGAATGCCGCGATACCAAGCATCGCGAGGGTGACCACGACACCGATCGCCACGAGTATCCAATGCAGCGCCGCATCAACCGCGACGAGCCAACCCAGTTTCAGATGCTCCACTCCCAGTATCCAGAGTGTATTCGCCAACAGCACAACCATCGTGAGCGGGAGCAGCACCTGCACGCACGCGTACAAGACCTGATCGATTCGAATTCGAGGCAGTGTCCAGCGAATCCAGAGCTGCACATAGTACAAAAATGCCGCCTTGAGCAGGAACAGAATCGGCCCTTCCTTGAGGACGCCGCGAATGACCGTGCCGATCATGTTTTCAGCAACGCCCATCTGCAGGACAAGACTCTCAACCCATGCTTCCGGCACCGGAGATTTCCAGCCGCCGAGGAAGAGAATGACGGCCAGCCCCGAGACCACGAACATCGCGACATACTCGCCGAAGAAGAACAGCGACCATCGCATTCCGCTGTACTCCGTGAGAAAGCCGGCGACCAGTTCCGACTCCGACTCCGGAAGATCGAAGGGGGCGCGTTTGCAACTCGCCAGCGCGGCGGTGTAGTAAACGAAAAACGCGATGAAGCACCA is a window from the Phycisphaerae bacterium genome containing:
- a CDS encoding NADH-quinone oxidoreductase subunit J; this translates as MDVLAFYIFAALVLGSALGIVVSKNIVRTAVCLLGALGGVGCLYFLLDANLLAAIQLIVYAGGTLILIVFGVMLTSQSPWVGFKPTRSQTVGAVIVALLLALGLITLTTTADWNVSSTAPLAASPTVAEVGHSLLTTYLAPFEVASVLLLVVMIGAAYLARSEK